The Acinetobacter wuhouensis genome includes the window GAACATCGTGTACCAAATCATTTACGTGATACTCCCTCTCCCTATGGGGTGAGCAACATTGTTGCGCAAGGGGGGGAGGGTACTAGTCACGCATAAATAAGGACTTGGAGAGTTGGATATGTCCTAAGTCTACAAGTTTGGTAATGGATGATACTTTTTTGATAGTCAAATTTTTTTAAATATTATATCAAGGAATAAAGGCTAGACTTCGTCACAGGTATTTCTTCTAGTTCATACTTTTCTAGAATCGATTTAATTATAGGCAAAACTAAATTATCAGCATAAGGTGAAATATGAACATGCTTAATTAATTTTTTTATATCGATATCTAAGTTGATACCTTTTTCGTGTACCCATGACATATTTGGTTGTAGAGGTTCATTTTCTACTGGAACATGCCAGTAAATAGCTCGATACTCTTGTTCGTGCAGAAATGATTTGCGTTTGTAAGCTAAAATATCATGGATATTTAAAGTACCAGTTTTTGTGAAGCATAGATCTATAATTGAGTCAGTTTGATAATCAATATAGTCTACTTTGTGTAGATAAACTCTTGAAGGAAGGAGTTCCGAAAGAGTTTTTATATTTGTCTCAATGGCTATTGAATCATTAATTACGCCGTATAGTTTCCACATTGCAGCTGATTCATAGGCATTTTGATGCCAACAATTAATAAATGTTGTTGATCGTTGAATTATCATTTCAAGGCTAGGATTCTGTTTTAATTTTTCTTGATCAGATTTAGTGAGTATTCCCTCATATACATCTTCGTAATTGTCAGCTCTGTTAAAATATATGCTTTTATTAATTATAAGAGCAAGGAATTTTGTTAAATCCATATAACGCCACAACTTTTCATTATCTGACATATTTATTTAATTTCCTAAATTAAAAACCCCGCATTAAGCGAGGTTTTATAACATGAAATCAATTGATTGACGAATAAATTAACCAATCAGTTTCTTCATCAATTCATTCACTTGTGCAGGGTTAGCTTTACCCTTAGACGCTTTCATCACTTGACCAACAAGACCATTGAACGCTTTGTCTTTACCCGACTTATACTCTTCAACCATCTTCTCATTTGCCGCAAGCACTTCTTTAATAATCGCTTCAATCGCGCCTGTATCAGTTTCCTGTTTCAAGCCTTTTTCAGCAATAATTTCATCCGCAGTTTTGCCTTCATCCCACATAAAGCCAAACACTTGTTTCGCAATCTTACCGCTAATTGTGTTATCAACAATACGTGCAATCATGCCACCCAATTGCTCAGCTGACACAGGAGAATCATGAAGTTCTAGGTTAGCCTTGTTTAAAGCACCAGAGAATTCACCCATCACCCAGTTTGCAGAAACTTTACCTTGAGCAGCACCGCCAGCAGCAGTCACGACAGCTTCATAAAAGTCTGCCATTTCACGAGAAAGCGTAAGTACATGCGCATCATACTCAGTCACAGCAAAGTCAGCGATAAAACGCGCACGACGTGCTTTAGGTAACTCAGGAAGATTCGCTTTCGCTTCCTCAATTTGAGCATCAGGAATGATCACAGGAAGCAAGTCAGGATCAGGGAAGTAGCGGTAATCGTTCGCTTCTTCTTTTGAACGCATAGAACGCGTTTCCATCTTCACAGTATCAAACAAACGTGTTTCTTGGTCGATCTTACCGCCATCTTCCAAGATTTCCATTTGACGTTGAATTTCAACATTGATCGCTTGTTCGATGAAACGGAAAGAGTTGATGTTTTTCAATTCACAACGCGTACCAAACTCATCACCTGGTTGGCGTAAAGATACGTTACAGTCACAACGGAATGAACCTTCCGCCATGTTACCGTCAGAAATACCTAACCAACGCACCAATGTGTGAATCGCTTTGATATAAGCCAAAGCTTCTTCAACCGAACGCATATCAGGTTCAGATACGATTTCAAGCAAAGGCGTACCGGCACGGTTTAAGTCGATGCCTGACATACCTTCAAACTGATCGTGAATCGATTTACCCGCATCTTCTTCCAAATGCGCACGTGTCACGCCTATACGCTTCACAGTACCATCTTCAAGCTGAATGTCGATATGACCTAGCCCAACGATCGGATTGTCCATTTGGCTGATTTGGTAGCCTTTCGGAGAGTCAGGATAAAAATAGTTTTTACGTGCAAATACAGACGCTTGGTCGATATAGGCATCAATCCCCAAACCAAAACGAATCGCAAGATCAACCACTTCCTTGTTTAAAACTGGAAGTACACCTGGCATTGCTAAATCAACAAGGCTGGCTTGTGTATTTGGGTCTTGACCAAAAGTCGTTGAAGAACCTGAGAAAATTTTAGAATTGGTCGCAAGTTGCGTATGGATTTCGATACCAATAACGACTTCCCAACCATCGATCAAGTTTGACTTAGGTTTTACTGCTTTTTGAGCTTGAGCCATTATGCATTCTCCTCCGCAATTGCCGCACGTTTGGTATGCCAATCTGTATTTTGTTGATATTGATGAACAATCGACAACAATTGAGATTCTGACCAATAATTACCAATCAACTGTAAACCTACAGGTAAGCTGTTTGCATCAAAACCAACAGGGGCATTGATTGCAGGCAGACCTGCCAAGTTCACAGCAAGGGTGTAAATGTCACCTAAGTACATTTCAGTCGGGCTAAGATTCGCACCGATTTTATAAGCTGTAGTTGGCGCAGATGGTGCAGCAATCACATCGACATTTTCAAAGGCTTTTAAGAAGTCTTGTTGGATTAAACGACGTACTTTTTGTGCTTTGACATAATACGCATCGTAATAACCCGCAGAAAGCGCGTATGTACCAATCAAGATACGACGCTGAACTTCAGCACCAAAACCTTCAGAACGTGAACGTTTATAAAGATCTAAAATGTCAGTTGGGTTTTCACAACGGTAACCGTAGCGAACGCCATCAAAACGTGACAAGTTAGAAGAAGCTTCAGCAGGCGCAATCAAATAATAAGTTGGTACATAAGCTTCGCTCATGGTGAGATCAATCTCAACCAAGGTCGCGCCCATGTCTTCCAATTTTTTCAAAGATTCTTCAACGCGCGCTTTAACGTCAGCATCTAAACCTTGAACATTGAAGTATTGTTTAGGAATACCAATACGTAAGCCTTTAACCGCAGTGCCATTCAAGTTTGCAACGTAGTCATCAACTTCTTTATTGATCGATGTTGAGTCTTTTTCATCATGACCCGCCATGACATTCATCAAATAAGCACAGTCTTCTGCAGAACGTGCCATTGGACCACCTTGGTCCATAGATGATGCGTAGGCAATCATACCGAAACGTGAAACACGACCATAAGTTGGTTTAAGACCTGTTAGACCACAGAATGATGCAGGTTGACGAATTGAACCGCCTGTATCCGTACCTGTTGCAAAAGGTGCAAGGTCAGCAGCAACAACGGCAGCAGAACCACCAGAAGACCCCCCAGGTACGTGTTCTAAATTCCACGGGTTTTTAGTCGCACCAAAAAACGGGTTTTCAGAAGTTGATCCCATGGCAAATTCATCCATGTTCACTTTACCGAGTGTCACAAGTCCATCTGTTTTACCTTTCGCAACGACAGTTGCATCATAAGGAGAGACAAAGTTATTCAGCATTTTTGAACCCGCTGTGGTTTTAATGCCGTGGGTACAAAAAATATCTTTATGGGCAATCGGTACACCAGTCAATGCAGTCGCATTACCAGTTTTAAGTGCAGCATCAGCAGCATCAGCTTGAGCCAATGCTTGCTCAGCAGTTACCGTAATGTATGAATTGACACGATCATCAATTTTAGCAATACGGTTTAAATAATGTTGAGTCAATTCGCGTGATGAAAACTGAGCGCTTTTTAAGCCTTCTGCCATTTCACGAATCGATAAACGGTGTAAATCAGTCATGAGTACAATTCTTTACGATTAATTTTTAAAAATAAGTTTAACTGATCAAATATTATTCAATCACACGTGGAACGAGGTACAAACCGTCCTGAATAGCAGGGGCAACGGCTTGATATTCTTCACGATGGTTCTCTTCAGTCACCACATCAGGGCGAAGAGGTTGAGGGTTGTCAAAAGGGTTCTTTAGCGGCTCAACACCATCAGTATTGATCGCTTTTAAGCTCTCCATCATCCCTAAGATTTTATTTAAACTTTGAGCATATTCAGCAGATTGCGTATCATTAAGCGACAATCGAGCAAGATTGGCGATTTGCGATACAGTTTGTGCATTTAATTCTGCAGAATGCTGAGCATCTGAACTTGACATGATGTCTCACCTAATCAGTTTTAAAAAAATTCAAAATATCGTGCGTTATAATAAGCGATTGACTTGTTCAAATCATCACATTTAGTTAAAGTTGCCATCTTGCGTCCATACTAAAGTTTAAACTGAGAACGACCCGTGATTCTAAAACGACTAATTGGCTTGTTTTCGCCAGATCTAGCCATTGATTTAGGTACTGCAAACACACTAATTTATGCACCAGGAAGGGGCATTATATTAAACGAACCGACAGTTGTGGCGATTCGTCACAGTGGTTCGCAGAAAATTGTTGCAGCTGTAGGATTAGATGCTAAGCAAATGCTTGGTCGTACACCTGCAAACATTTCAGCAATTCGTCCGATGAAAGATGGCGTAATTGCAGATTTTGAAGTCACTGAAACCATGTTAAATCAATTTATTGGTAAAGTGCATGAAAAACGTTTATTTCCACCTGCGCCGCGTGTGGTCGTTTGTGTTCCATGTAAATCTACATTGGTCGAACGTCGCGCGATTCGTGAAGCAGTATTCAATGCAGGCGCACGTGATGTACGCTTAATTGAAGAACCTATGGCCGCTGCGATTGGTGCGGGCATGCCTGTAGAACAAGCCTGTGGTTCGATGGTTGTGGACGTTGGCGGTGGTACGACTGAAATCGCGATTATCTCACTACAAGGTTGTGTGTACGCAGATTCTTTACGTATCGGTGGTGATGTATTTGATGAGCAAATCATTAACTACGTACGTAAAGCACATGGTTGCGTGATCGGTGAAACCACTGCTGAAACCATTAAAAAAGAAGTGGGTATGGCAGTTGCAGATGGCACAACTTTAGAAATCGAAGTTCGTGGTCGTAATCTTGCTGAAGGTGTACCACGTGCGATTACTGTGACTTCGGATGAAATCACACAAGCGATTGCAGACCCATTACAAAGTATTGTTTCTGCTGTGAAATCTGCACTTGAACAAACACCGCCTGAATTATCATCAGATATTGCAGAG containing:
- the gatB gene encoding Asp-tRNA(Asn)/Glu-tRNA(Gln) amidotransferase subunit GatB, whose translation is MAQAQKAVKPKSNLIDGWEVVIGIEIHTQLATNSKIFSGSSTTFGQDPNTQASLVDLAMPGVLPVLNKEVVDLAIRFGLGIDAYIDQASVFARKNYFYPDSPKGYQISQMDNPIVGLGHIDIQLEDGTVKRIGVTRAHLEEDAGKSIHDQFEGMSGIDLNRAGTPLLEIVSEPDMRSVEEALAYIKAIHTLVRWLGISDGNMAEGSFRCDCNVSLRQPGDEFGTRCELKNINSFRFIEQAINVEIQRQMEILEDGGKIDQETRLFDTVKMETRSMRSKEEANDYRYFPDPDLLPVIIPDAQIEEAKANLPELPKARRARFIADFAVTEYDAHVLTLSREMADFYEAVVTAAGGAAQGKVSANWVMGEFSGALNKANLELHDSPVSAEQLGGMIARIVDNTISGKIAKQVFGFMWDEGKTADEIIAEKGLKQETDTGAIEAIIKEVLAANEKMVEEYKSGKDKAFNGLVGQVMKASKGKANPAQVNELMKKLIG
- a CDS encoding rod shape-determining protein; the encoded protein is MILKRLIGLFSPDLAIDLGTANTLIYAPGRGIILNEPTVVAIRHSGSQKIVAAVGLDAKQMLGRTPANISAIRPMKDGVIADFEVTETMLNQFIGKVHEKRLFPPAPRVVVCVPCKSTLVERRAIREAVFNAGARDVRLIEEPMAAAIGAGMPVEQACGSMVVDVGGGTTEIAIISLQGCVYADSLRIGGDVFDEQIINYVRKAHGCVIGETTAETIKKEVGMAVADGTTLEIEVRGRNLAEGVPRAITVTSDEITQAIADPLQSIVSAVKSALEQTPPELSSDIAERGIVLTGGGALLRNLDKLLAQETGLPVVVAEDPLTCVTRGGGKVLEFFDNPNHDMLFVG
- the gatC gene encoding Asp-tRNA(Asn)/Glu-tRNA(Gln) amidotransferase subunit GatC, whose product is MSSSDAQHSAELNAQTVSQIANLARLSLNDTQSAEYAQSLNKILGMMESLKAINTDGVEPLKNPFDNPQPLRPDVVTEENHREEYQAVAPAIQDGLYLVPRVIE
- the gatA gene encoding Asp-tRNA(Asn)/Glu-tRNA(Gln) amidotransferase subunit GatA, translating into MTDLHRLSIREMAEGLKSAQFSSRELTQHYLNRIAKIDDRVNSYITVTAEQALAQADAADAALKTGNATALTGVPIAHKDIFCTHGIKTTAGSKMLNNFVSPYDATVVAKGKTDGLVTLGKVNMDEFAMGSTSENPFFGATKNPWNLEHVPGGSSGGSAAVVAADLAPFATGTDTGGSIRQPASFCGLTGLKPTYGRVSRFGMIAYASSMDQGGPMARSAEDCAYLMNVMAGHDEKDSTSINKEVDDYVANLNGTAVKGLRIGIPKQYFNVQGLDADVKARVEESLKKLEDMGATLVEIDLTMSEAYVPTYYLIAPAEASSNLSRFDGVRYGYRCENPTDILDLYKRSRSEGFGAEVQRRILIGTYALSAGYYDAYYVKAQKVRRLIQQDFLKAFENVDVIAAPSAPTTAYKIGANLSPTEMYLGDIYTLAVNLAGLPAINAPVGFDANSLPVGLQLIGNYWSESQLLSIVHQYQQNTDWHTKRAAIAEENA